One Gimesia sp. DNA segment encodes these proteins:
- a CDS encoding DUF1549 domain-containing protein, which yields MKSLKLYRSVYSLTAGMLALALFSLTATAAESDQVKQPVDQRYADESTQEVPQFQQHVVPLLGKQGCNGRACHGSFQGKGDFRLSLFGYDFVMDHKELTNAEADRVNMKEPGKSLIIQKPLNEIEHEGGKRFELNSWQHRLLTRWIAGGAQGVPKDAPKFDRLEVTPNAIQFSKEGETVQLKAVAVWSDGTRENVTPICRFQTNNEQIATINEEGLVTSNKPGDTHVVVFYDAGVIPVPVLQPVSDQYGDKYPQVAASTKVDKLVVNKLQKLGVVPADLCDDTEFLRRVSLDLSGTLPAPHEVEAFLKNTSPNKRAEKIDELLESPGYAAWWTTKLCDFTQNNYDDLINVAPVRDKPSQEWYDWIKKRVTDNAGYDDIVEGILLATSREKGEDFDQFTKNMNAIYQDKPGQDFADREHMPYYWARRNFRNPDDRVLGFAYTFLGIRIQCAQCHKHPFDQWTQNDFKEFRGFFTRVNFGVNPESRQEYAAMVEELGADKLRGNQLLRELNKQVNKGETVPFMEVYVPKARPANKNQNKNKNKKQRRQGRNQSPATAKLLGAEVVEINEMDDPRAALMEWLRRENNPFFAKAFVNRVWSAYFNRGIIEPADDLNLANPPSNAPLLDYLSREFVKHDYDMKWLHREIANSDTYQRSWKTNPTNELDEVNFSHYIPHRMPAEVLYDAIHQATASDDAIDSMKNSVDERAIGIAASGVRNRALRDKQYALTIFGRSTRESNCDCDRSVDPSLLQTMYIKNDNDVYSAINRSNSSWLFQVGQQLGAVEAKNAQKTRMNDRADQLKEQAQQLKQRVAQLKKQEDKKKQLQQAQKRLRTLTAELKKVRQNAGRAQNSPAKVQTLEEPISAEKTEEIITRTYLRSLSRYPTEQETESAKKYIEESKDKMAGIYDLIWAVLNTKEFMLNH from the coding sequence ATGAAATCACTCAAACTCTATCGTAGTGTTTACTCTCTCACAGCAGGTATGCTGGCACTGGCGCTGTTTTCCCTGACAGCGACCGCCGCAGAATCCGATCAGGTCAAACAGCCGGTCGATCAGCGGTATGCTGATGAATCCACTCAGGAAGTTCCCCAGTTCCAGCAGCACGTCGTGCCTTTGTTGGGAAAACAGGGCTGTAACGGCCGCGCCTGTCACGGTTCGTTCCAGGGCAAAGGCGATTTCCGTCTGTCTCTGTTCGGTTACGACTTCGTCATGGACCACAAAGAGTTGACCAACGCCGAAGCTGACCGGGTCAACATGAAAGAGCCCGGCAAAAGCCTGATCATTCAGAAGCCTTTGAATGAAATTGAACACGAAGGGGGCAAACGTTTCGAGCTCAACAGCTGGCAGCATCGCCTGCTGACCCGCTGGATTGCCGGCGGCGCACAGGGAGTACCCAAAGACGCACCCAAGTTCGATCGCCTGGAAGTCACTCCGAATGCGATTCAGTTCAGCAAAGAAGGTGAGACCGTTCAGCTGAAAGCGGTTGCCGTCTGGTCTGATGGTACTCGTGAAAACGTAACCCCCATCTGCCGCTTCCAGACGAACAACGAGCAGATCGCGACCATCAATGAAGAAGGTCTGGTCACTTCCAACAAACCAGGCGATACGCACGTGGTTGTGTTCTACGATGCCGGCGTGATTCCCGTTCCCGTACTGCAGCCCGTTTCCGATCAATATGGCGACAAGTATCCACAGGTCGCTGCTTCTACCAAGGTCGACAAGCTGGTCGTCAACAAACTGCAGAAACTGGGTGTGGTCCCCGCAGATCTCTGTGATGACACCGAGTTCCTCCGCCGCGTCAGCCTGGATCTGTCCGGAACATTACCCGCACCGCATGAAGTTGAAGCCTTCCTCAAGAACACCTCCCCCAACAAGCGTGCTGAGAAAATCGACGAGTTGCTGGAAAGCCCCGGCTACGCTGCCTGGTGGACCACCAAGCTCTGTGACTTCACCCAGAATAACTATGATGATCTGATCAACGTCGCTCCCGTTCGCGACAAACCGAGCCAGGAATGGTACGACTGGATTAAAAAACGCGTCACGGACAACGCTGGCTATGACGACATTGTCGAAGGCATCCTGCTGGCCACCAGCCGTGAAAAAGGGGAAGACTTCGATCAGTTCACCAAGAACATGAACGCCATTTACCAGGACAAACCAGGGCAGGATTTTGCTGATCGCGAGCATATGCCTTACTACTGGGCCCGGCGGAATTTCCGTAACCCAGACGATCGGGTACTCGGCTTCGCCTATACCTTCCTGGGGATTCGCATTCAATGTGCCCAGTGCCACAAGCACCCCTTTGACCAGTGGACCCAGAACGACTTCAAAGAATTCCGCGGCTTCTTTACCCGCGTCAACTTCGGAGTCAATCCCGAGTCGCGCCAGGAATATGCGGCGATGGTCGAAGAGCTGGGTGCAGACAAGCTCCGCGGTAACCAATTACTCCGCGAGCTGAATAAGCAGGTCAACAAAGGGGAAACCGTACCTTTCATGGAAGTGTATGTTCCCAAGGCCCGTCCTGCGAACAAGAATCAAAATAAGAACAAAAACAAAAAGCAGCGTCGACAGGGACGCAACCAGAGCCCGGCAACCGCCAAGCTTCTGGGAGCTGAAGTCGTCGAGATCAACGAAATGGATGACCCCCGCGCTGCGTTGATGGAATGGTTACGTCGGGAAAACAACCCGTTCTTCGCGAAAGCATTCGTGAACCGTGTCTGGTCTGCCTACTTCAACCGGGGCATTATTGAACCGGCTGATGACCTGAACCTGGCCAATCCTCCGAGCAATGCTCCGCTGCTGGATTACCTTTCTCGTGAATTCGTGAAACACGATTACGACATGAAATGGCTGCACCGGGAAATCGCCAACAGCGACACCTACCAGCGCAGCTGGAAAACCAACCCGACTAATGAACTCGATGAAGTCAACTTCAGCCACTATATTCCTCACCGGATGCCGGCCGAAGTGCTCTACGATGCGATTCACCAGGCAACCGCTTCGGACGATGCCATCGACAGTATGAAAAACAGTGTCGACGAACGGGCCATCGGCATCGCTGCTTCGGGAGTCCGGAACCGGGCTCTCCGCGACAAGCAATACGCGTTGACGATCTTCGGACGCTCGACCCGGGAAAGCAACTGTGACTGCGATCGCTCTGTTGATCCCAGCCTGCTGCAGACCATGTACATTAAGAACGACAACGATGTGTATTCCGCTATCAACCGCTCCAACAGCAGCTGGTTGTTCCAGGTGGGACAGCAACTGGGAGCCGTCGAAGCTAAGAATGCTCAGAAAACTCGCATGAACGATCGTGCCGATCAGCTCAAAGAGCAGGCACAGCAGTTGAAACAGCGGGTCGCCCAGCTCAAGAAGCAGGAAGATAAGAAAAAGCAGCTGCAACAGGCACAGAAGCGTCTGCGAACTCTGACTGCAGAATTGAAGAAAGTACGACAGAATGCAGGTCGTGCCCAGAACAGTCCGGCCAAGGTACAAACCCTGGAAGAACCGATCTCCGCAGAGAAAACCGAAGAGATCATCACCCGGACATACTTGCGGAGCCTGAGCCGTTATCCCACGGAACAGGAAACCGAGTCTGCGAAGAAGTACATCGAAGAATCGAAAGACAAAATGGCTGGTATTTACGACCTGATCTGGGCCGTACTGAATACCAAAGAATTCATGCTGAATCACTAA
- a CDS encoding sigma-70 family RNA polymerase sigma factor, translating into MATGNDGKLAPEIVHQLFETHAGELRAFLTGMLRNHDLADEAFQLTFSKALQSGGQSREETRKGWLFRVAYHEAMALIRRDKIHRKSLSDLSQMTSQFWDEAPDQRLLDHENQEQIRQALESLPDNQRVIIIARIYDNKTFKEISKEQEIPLGTVLTRMRLAIQTLSRQLNSPSDDS; encoded by the coding sequence TTGGCCACCGGTAACGATGGCAAGCTCGCCCCCGAGATCGTCCATCAACTGTTTGAGACTCATGCAGGCGAATTGCGCGCTTTTTTGACGGGTATGCTCCGCAACCATGATCTGGCAGATGAAGCATTCCAGCTTACCTTTTCCAAAGCACTCCAGTCAGGAGGTCAGTCTCGGGAAGAGACCCGCAAGGGCTGGTTGTTTCGTGTCGCCTACCATGAAGCGATGGCCCTTATCCGTCGCGATAAAATCCACAGGAAGTCACTGAGCGATCTCAGTCAGATGACCAGCCAGTTCTGGGATGAAGCACCAGATCAGCGACTTCTGGATCATGAAAACCAGGAACAGATCCGACAGGCCCTTGAAAGCCTGCCAGACAACCAGCGGGTGATCATCATCGCCCGGATTTACGATAACAAGACCTTCAAAGAGATCTCGAAAGAACAGGAGATCCCTTTGGGAACTGTGCTCACCAGAATGAGGCTCGCGATTCAAACACTGTCCCGGCAATTGAACTCACCTTCAGATGATTCCTGA
- a CDS encoding DUF1501 domain-containing protein, protein MAVSMTCDGVKRRDFLKIGTLGFTGLTLSSYLRMVDAGEAKPKQATSAIFIELSGGPSHMDTFDLKPESSSEYRGEFKQIKTNVSGIEISEHLPKLASCMDKYALLRGVSHSVAAHALGREYVNTGSRPLPSLEYPGYGAVFTKEYPGPANLPPYVSIPNSTQKPGFLGVKYAPLNTGATPRPGQPFNVRGISLRSGLTVENIERRETLLRDIDQTFNSLEKNSQLIEGLDRFGQQAHAIITSKRARDAFDISKESPAFTKQFGESSFGQSCLLASRLVESGVRFVTVSMGGWDTHRNNWESLENRLLPPFDEGLSALFNGLAEKGLLETTAVYVTGEFGRTPKINTQRGGRDHYPRCMFMLMAGGMVKGGQVIGKSTANGTEPADAGRSPDDVAASFYHNLGIDFTREYHTNTGRPITIVRDGSVINELFS, encoded by the coding sequence ATGGCCGTATCTATGACATGCGATGGAGTGAAGCGCCGCGACTTTTTGAAAATCGGGACGCTCGGTTTCACCGGGCTGACACTCTCCTCTTATCTGCGGATGGTGGATGCCGGCGAAGCAAAACCGAAGCAGGCGACTTCCGCCATCTTCATCGAGCTTTCCGGCGGTCCTTCCCACATGGATACCTTCGACCTCAAACCGGAATCATCCAGTGAATACCGGGGCGAATTCAAGCAGATCAAAACGAATGTGAGTGGCATCGAGATCTCCGAGCATCTGCCTAAACTGGCTTCCTGCATGGATAAATACGCTCTGCTGCGGGGTGTCTCGCACTCCGTTGCCGCGCATGCTTTGGGTCGCGAATATGTCAATACTGGCAGCCGTCCGCTGCCTTCACTGGAATACCCGGGATACGGTGCGGTCTTCACCAAGGAATATCCAGGACCGGCTAACCTGCCGCCTTATGTTTCGATTCCGAACTCCACTCAGAAACCAGGCTTCCTGGGAGTGAAGTACGCTCCGCTGAATACCGGTGCGACTCCGCGTCCCGGTCAGCCGTTCAACGTGCGTGGCATTTCGCTGCGTTCGGGATTGACCGTCGAAAACATCGAACGCCGCGAGACACTGCTGCGGGACATCGACCAGACTTTCAACAGCCTGGAAAAGAATTCGCAGTTGATCGAAGGTCTGGATCGTTTCGGACAGCAGGCGCATGCCATCATCACTTCCAAGCGTGCCCGTGATGCCTTCGACATTTCGAAAGAATCGCCGGCATTCACGAAACAGTTCGGCGAATCAAGTTTTGGTCAGAGCTGTCTGCTGGCATCGCGGCTGGTGGAATCTGGCGTGCGATTCGTCACGGTCTCCATGGGGGGCTGGGATACACACCGCAACAACTGGGAAAGCCTGGAAAACCGACTGCTGCCTCCGTTCGATGAAGGGCTGTCTGCTCTGTTCAACGGACTGGCTGAAAAGGGACTGCTGGAAACCACGGCGGTCTATGTCACCGGGGAATTCGGACGTACTCCCAAGATCAATACGCAGCGTGGCGGACGGGATCACTACCCCCGTTGTATGTTCATGCTGATGGCAGGTGGCATGGTCAAAGGAGGCCAGGTCATCGGTAAGAGTACCGCCAATGGTACTGAGCCTGCTGACGCCGGCCGGTCTCCCGACGATGTCGCTGCCTCCTTCTACCACAACCTGGGGATTGACTTTACCCGGGAATACCACACGAACACCGGTCGTCCGATCACAATCGTACGCGATGGTTCCGTGATTAACGAACTGTTCAGCTGA
- a CDS encoding nitrate reductase has product MSIIDQSKLSSLIHQKEGHLTRELLLSPGGFGLGKVPEKNLPDATTQMVCGFCGTGCNLNIHLKNGEGVCISPTTEYPVNLGMACPKGWEALSVLDSPDRAVSPLVKKSPNHWEPVDWDSALSLFTSKFKVIQEKHGDESVAFLSTGQMVTEEMAFLGALAKFGMGMVHGDGNTRQCMASAVTAYKQSFGFDAPPFTYQDLEESDVLVFVGANPCIAHPIMWERVMRNPHSPQIVVVDPRKTETAMQSTLHLQIAPKSDLPLFYGIAQLLIQKGYVDADYVRAHTEDFDDFKAHVRDYPLERITAETGVSQEKIEQLVDLIHTGKRVSFWWTMGVNQSYQGVRTAQAIINLALMTGNIGRPGTGPNSITGQCNAMGSRLFSNTTNLLGGHDFLNDRHRAKVADILDIPIDRIPAENSLPYHKIMEGILAGKIKGLWVICTNPAHSWINQGQARDILDRLDFLVVQDMYHNTETARHADLILPAAGWGEKEGTFINAERRIGRVKRIKRAPGQALSDFSIFKLIAQYWGCGEMFSQWSSPAEVFQLMKKLSAGQACDFSGIEDYTAIEEQGGIQWPFAASETEPPQQQRRLFEDGRYFHENARARFVFSEPTRMPEAPSEQYPFVLLTGRGTASQWHTQTRTRNSDVLRKLYPNRIYVEINPEDAQKHSVQPNDLIFVESQRGRLKARAFITQSVQPGQLFIPMHYEETNQLTDAVFDPHSSQPSYKCCAVRIINE; this is encoded by the coding sequence ATGTCGATTATCGATCAATCAAAATTAAGCTCTCTGATTCATCAGAAAGAGGGCCATCTCACCCGGGAATTACTGCTCTCGCCCGGCGGCTTCGGTCTGGGCAAAGTCCCTGAGAAAAATTTACCCGATGCGACCACTCAAATGGTCTGTGGATTCTGCGGGACCGGATGCAATCTGAATATTCATCTGAAAAACGGCGAAGGGGTCTGTATCAGTCCCACGACCGAATATCCTGTCAACCTGGGCATGGCCTGTCCCAAAGGCTGGGAAGCACTGTCGGTACTCGATTCGCCGGATCGGGCCGTCAGCCCTTTGGTGAAAAAATCCCCTAATCACTGGGAACCGGTCGACTGGGATTCCGCACTGAGCCTGTTTACCAGTAAATTCAAAGTCATTCAGGAAAAGCATGGCGATGAATCGGTCGCGTTCCTGAGTACCGGTCAGATGGTCACCGAGGAGATGGCTTTCCTGGGCGCGCTGGCCAAATTCGGGATGGGCATGGTACATGGAGACGGCAACACGCGTCAGTGCATGGCTTCAGCGGTGACCGCTTACAAGCAGTCCTTCGGCTTCGATGCACCACCATTCACTTACCAGGACCTCGAAGAATCAGACGTACTGGTTTTTGTGGGCGCGAATCCCTGTATCGCGCATCCGATCATGTGGGAACGCGTGATGCGGAACCCCCATTCGCCGCAGATCGTTGTTGTCGACCCGCGGAAGACGGAAACCGCGATGCAGTCGACATTGCATCTCCAGATCGCACCAAAGTCAGACCTGCCGCTGTTTTACGGGATTGCCCAGTTACTGATCCAGAAGGGCTATGTCGACGCGGACTACGTACGTGCACATACGGAAGACTTCGATGATTTCAAAGCTCATGTGCGCGATTATCCACTGGAACGTATCACCGCTGAGACTGGCGTCAGCCAGGAAAAGATTGAACAACTGGTCGATCTGATTCACACAGGCAAACGGGTATCGTTCTGGTGGACCATGGGGGTTAATCAGAGCTACCAGGGAGTACGCACCGCCCAGGCGATTATCAACCTGGCATTGATGACGGGGAACATCGGTCGGCCCGGCACTGGTCCGAATTCGATTACCGGTCAGTGTAATGCGATGGGATCGCGTCTTTTCAGTAATACAACCAACCTGCTGGGGGGACACGATTTCCTGAATGACCGCCATCGGGCGAAGGTCGCCGACATTCTCGACATTCCCATAGATCGGATTCCCGCTGAGAACAGTCTGCCTTACCATAAGATCATGGAAGGGATTCTGGCGGGTAAAATCAAAGGTCTGTGGGTCATCTGCACGAACCCCGCGCATTCCTGGATCAACCAGGGACAGGCCCGCGACATTCTGGACCGGCTCGATTTCCTGGTGGTACAGGACATGTATCACAACACTGAAACGGCGCGCCATGCCGATCTGATCCTGCCCGCAGCAGGCTGGGGCGAGAAAGAGGGGACCTTCATTAACGCAGAACGTCGTATCGGTCGGGTCAAACGCATCAAACGGGCACCAGGACAGGCGTTATCTGATTTTTCTATCTTTAAACTGATCGCCCAGTACTGGGGCTGTGGTGAAATGTTCTCGCAGTGGAGTTCTCCCGCGGAAGTTTTCCAGTTGATGAAAAAACTGAGTGCCGGCCAGGCCTGTGATTTCTCCGGGATCGAAGACTATACCGCCATAGAAGAGCAGGGGGGAATCCAGTGGCCGTTTGCAGCCAGCGAAACGGAACCACCGCAGCAGCAACGCAGACTGTTCGAGGATGGTCGTTACTTTCACGAGAATGCTCGGGCGCGGTTTGTCTTTTCTGAACCGACCAGGATGCCGGAAGCGCCCAGCGAACAGTATCCCTTCGTCTTACTCACAGGACGGGGCACTGCTTCCCAGTGGCACACACAGACCCGCACGCGGAATTCTGATGTATTGCGGAAGCTGTATCCCAATCGGATTTATGTCGAGATCAATCCGGAGGATGCGCAAAAACACTCCGTTCAACCCAATGACCTGATCTTTGTGGAGTCACAACGCGGACGCCTGAAAGCCCGCGCGTTCATTACCCAGTCGGTCCAACCGGGACAGCTTTTCATTCCCATGCATTATGAAGAGACCAACCAGTTGACCGATGCCGTCTTCGACCCGCACTCCAGTCAGCCTTCCTATAAATGTTGTGCTGTGCGGATTATTAATGAGTAA
- a CDS encoding ferredoxin reductase encodes MILSKPEDERKQNETLVTLSVCDVIQEAEDVCTFRLDNLQGQLPVHKPGMFIKVCLDIRGKEVWRSFSISSSPLRPERIDLTIKRNREGEASNYFFEQVQRGSQLRLKGPLGQFYYDPEHHIEPLILLCAGIGITPMMSIVRYLNDLKENRSCYLFYGARTHRDVIFDQETRQLITQLPGFHYFLTLSQPVPHWMGYCGHLNFDFISSRIPQIPSCRFFLCGPRDFNQDFRDRLQEMGAPAELIHSEQFHKKRKNS; translated from the coding sequence ATGATCCTATCGAAGCCGGAAGACGAACGAAAACAAAACGAAACACTGGTAACCCTTTCTGTCTGTGATGTGATTCAGGAAGCCGAGGATGTCTGCACCTTTCGTCTGGACAACCTGCAAGGCCAACTGCCGGTTCACAAACCGGGAATGTTTATCAAGGTCTGCCTGGATATCCGGGGCAAAGAAGTCTGGCGGAGTTTTTCCATCAGCTCTTCGCCTTTACGTCCGGAACGGATTGACCTGACGATCAAACGCAATCGGGAAGGGGAGGCCAGCAATTACTTTTTTGAACAGGTGCAGCGCGGCAGTCAGCTTCGTCTGAAAGGACCGCTGGGCCAGTTCTACTATGATCCGGAACACCACATCGAGCCATTGATATTGCTCTGTGCCGGGATCGGAATCACTCCCATGATGAGCATCGTCCGCTATCTGAATGATTTAAAAGAGAACAGGTCCTGCTACCTGTTTTACGGTGCGCGTACACATCGGGATGTCATCTTCGACCAGGAAACACGTCAACTCATCACCCAGTTACCGGGGTTTCATTACTTCCTGACACTTTCTCAGCCGGTCCCCCACTGGATGGGATACTGTGGTCATCTCAACTTCGATTTCATCAGTTCCCGGATTCCTCAGATACCCAGCTGCCGTTTCTTTTTGTGTGGGCCCCGGGATTTCAATCAGGATTTTCGCGACCGCCTCCAGGAAATGGGAGCCCCGGCGGAGCTGATTCACAGCGAGCAATTCCATAAAAAACGAAAAAACAGTTAA
- a CDS encoding DmsC/YnfH family molybdoenzyme membrane anchor subunit, translating into MSFNFGEQNTGSDAPLDGNNSASQGAATCHQEFDLISLLLEEQQTLTAVDEFARQCEAEGLPAQSRYYADLIPSKSPQSGEQYAFQVDLDRCSGCKACVTACHSMNGLDENETWRDVGLLIGGTSQDPIYQHVTTACHHCLDPGCMQACPVNAYEKDPITGIVKHLDDQCFGCQYCTLACPYDVPKYHSRKGIVRKCDMCSQRLTDGEAPACVQACPHQAISIDIVNKEQVLADSEVNTFLPAAPDPQHTYPTTTYKSRKPFPRNTLPADYYSASPQHAHLPLVIMLVLTQLSVGAFLTGSVLEYFLSVETTSVMTRLSATTALIFGLLALGASTLHLGRPLYAFRGILGLRHSWLSREILAFGVFAGAAFSYAALTWFTGSLLPDWQEWQPLAGRMVGLIGAVGIFCSIMIYVFTKREFWSFEATTTKFVLTAALLGIASTWVVIFTLNLTVNSAATNLLLAQAGPILSKALIVTTVLKLGFEASIFRYLLRRQNSPLKRSALLMSGELSSVTLARFACGILGGILMPLFLLNQQTQPVQNLTLFFTVSILFIACLAGELLERYLFFSAVAAPRMPGVIH; encoded by the coding sequence ATGAGCTTCAACTTCGGCGAACAAAACACCGGTTCAGACGCGCCTCTGGATGGGAACAACTCGGCTTCACAGGGAGCAGCCACCTGTCATCAGGAATTTGACCTGATTTCACTGCTGCTGGAAGAGCAGCAGACTCTGACCGCCGTCGACGAATTTGCCCGTCAGTGTGAAGCAGAAGGATTACCGGCCCAGTCGCGTTATTATGCGGATCTGATCCCTTCCAAATCACCCCAGTCCGGCGAACAGTATGCATTTCAGGTCGATCTGGATCGCTGTTCGGGATGCAAAGCCTGTGTCACCGCCTGCCACTCAATGAATGGGCTGGATGAAAATGAAACCTGGCGCGACGTGGGGCTTTTGATCGGCGGAACGAGCCAGGACCCGATTTACCAGCACGTCACTACCGCCTGCCATCACTGCCTGGATCCAGGCTGCATGCAGGCCTGTCCGGTGAATGCGTATGAAAAAGATCCCATCACGGGAATTGTGAAACATCTCGACGATCAGTGCTTCGGCTGCCAATACTGTACGTTGGCCTGTCCTTACGATGTGCCAAAGTATCACAGCCGGAAGGGGATTGTCCGCAAATGCGACATGTGCAGCCAGCGGTTGACAGACGGCGAAGCTCCGGCCTGTGTGCAGGCCTGTCCGCACCAGGCGATTTCGATTGATATCGTCAATAAAGAACAGGTCCTGGCCGACTCGGAAGTCAATACGTTTCTTCCCGCTGCTCCCGATCCCCAGCACACGTATCCCACAACCACTTATAAATCACGCAAGCCGTTCCCGCGTAATACACTGCCTGCCGACTATTATTCTGCCAGCCCTCAGCACGCGCATCTGCCTCTGGTCATCATGCTGGTTCTGACACAACTGTCAGTCGGCGCGTTTCTGACGGGCTCGGTACTTGAATACTTCCTGAGCGTTGAGACCACCTCCGTCATGACGCGACTCTCCGCCACGACGGCACTGATCTTCGGGTTGCTCGCGCTGGGAGCCAGCACCTTGCATCTGGGGCGTCCCCTGTATGCGTTTCGAGGCATCCTGGGGCTCAGGCATTCCTGGTTGAGCCGGGAGATCCTGGCCTTCGGTGTCTTTGCAGGTGCCGCATTCAGTTATGCTGCTTTGACCTGGTTCACCGGATCGTTGCTACCTGACTGGCAGGAATGGCAACCTCTGGCCGGCCGGATGGTGGGCCTGATCGGGGCGGTAGGGATCTTCTGCTCGATCATGATCTATGTCTTTACCAAGCGCGAATTCTGGAGTTTTGAAGCAACGACGACCAAATTTGTGCTCACCGCAGCACTTTTGGGGATTGCCTCCACATGGGTGGTCATTTTCACCTTGAATCTGACAGTCAACTCTGCCGCGACCAATCTGCTGCTCGCGCAAGCAGGACCAATCCTCTCCAAAGCGCTGATCGTGACGACCGTGCTCAAACTGGGGTTTGAAGCTTCCATCTTCCGCTATCTGCTGCGGCGTCAGAACTCGCCTTTGAAACGTTCTGCGTTACTGATGAGTGGTGAACTTTCCAGCGTGACGCTGGCCCGTTTTGCCTGCGGTATTTTGGGAGGCATCCTGATGCCTCTGTTTCTGCTGAACCAACAGACACAACCGGTTCAGAACCTGACTCTGTTTTTTACTGTTAGTATTTTATTCATAGCCTGTTTAGCTGGTGAACTCCTGGAACGTTATCTGTTCTTCTCTGCGGTCGCCGCTCCCCGCATGCCTGGTGTGATCCACTAA